ATTATTAAGCCAGTCTGCAAAGTAACTTGTATGTGTTATTagataaatgtaaaattattttttattattaatttggtGAACTAAAAGGtggcaagaaatagaaatactcaagtataaTTTTGTCAGAAGTGTAAATTATAGTTCTGCTTGGATTCtagttttatattaattatagtCAATTCACTTTCCTTTTGGTGCTCCGAAAACAAGTGAAAGAGTAATGCTGAACACAAATTTTCATatcacacaaaaaatgttttcctaaaAATCCACTCCATTTAATTTCTATTATATTGGAATTAAGGTATTCAAAAGATTAAACATTTCACTCAATATTAATAAAcgttatttatatagcacctttcatacaTGACATGCAAACGAAAACAATAAAGTAGACCACTTGACAGTTAAAATGTGAGTAAACGCGGAGGCAAGTAACAATTTAAGATAATAGAAAATAACAGTAGCAATATAATCCaccataatgataataacagcaTTAGCCATAATCATTACAATAAACCCTCTCACCACTTCTTATCTCAggtttcattttattgtattgagTGATGTGTTGGCCTGAAAGGCAACAACTTTTCCGGTACCTGAGTGGACTGAATAATAGATTAAGGCCCATTAGAAAGAGTCTCTGAGGCTTTGGGGATGCAGAGATGTTGATCATCCATTGTCGGCCATTATccttccccctccctcttctcAGTTGTCAGGGGCTCTTTTGTGGACGCTTCCTCACACAGCTCAAAGAAGAAGCTCAAGTTCACAAATTAGTGCTCTCTTAGGCCTCCAACACCTATCGAGTGACAGCATATTTATTTAGGGGTGAGTATGGAGGGAGACAGGTGGGAATTCTCACCTATGATTCACTGACATGTTGAAATAGATTATTGAGTAAAATAATGGATCTCTGAAGTATAAATACTCCAGTTGCAATACTCCAGTAGGAAACTGCCATATGCTACACATGTTGTACATGCTTACATTCATTGTTTGTGAGCACTGCGAGGCAAAAGAACTGTATAGAATTCTATTGGGTGGAGACAGTTTCAAAAAGGCTTATTTTCCATCCACACCTCTATTATCCATGTGACTACAGTGCAACAAACTTTTGAATACTACTTTAAAAGAGTAACAGCTATTTCTATCTGGGAAGCTTTTCCTGTGGCAGATGCAGATGACTGGCTTTCCATGAGCCTGAGGCATCGCCCTTGCTGTGTAATTACAGGGGTTAGAGTGTGGAGGCCTTCAATGAGCCAATGTTGGACTCCAGCCCAGAGACTACAACACAGGGTTGGAGTGCCCTCTTCTGCCCAAAAGGTGCAACTACTCCTACAGGCCACATATACCTGGAGGACTTtactaaacaaataaacaacatataaacGACAGATATTTGTAAATTTATAAACACGTTAATCTCAATCAACCTGGTTGAAATTAATCTGATATCATCAGACAGACATATTCACCAAATATGCCACATGTATGGATACTTTAACTGAATAAACCAGCAGGAGGTGGGCTTATACTGGCACTTGTGCGCCCAGATAATTCAGCATTATTGTACCTTAACTGCTACTTTCTTGCCAATCTTGATCAATCAAAGTAGAGAAAATTCAAACTATTTTCACAATAGCTTAAATGAATGTagactaataaaaaaaaaagcataaggGTTATTTAGAAGGGCAGTTAAGGCGCCTTCGTTGATCACAGTAGggtattaataataacaatatcacAACAGAGGAGCAGTCTTTCATTAGAGTTCTCTAATAGTTACCACTATCTTGATGGTTATGTCcttacttttcttttgtctgagTTATTAGATTGACAATGCATTCCTTCCACGCCAGCATAACGTTCACCTACCTACCTGTACTAGGCGTGTACTATTATAATGCCAGTTTCGCCCTATCGGACACTGTCATGTGGAGAGCGTTACGATGTAGACGACAGCACCAAAAACGGATACCAGGAGTGGGGTTCGAACCCACGCGGACATATGTCCATTGGATCTtaagtccaacgccttaaccactcggccatcctggtACATACACCACGTTCTGCCTCATTTCGGATACATTACCTTACTACCTGACAGAGACAtgattgttgtattttcttcaaATTCACGGAGTTGGCATTGAGCCATTGTTACAGTAGTTCATTATCAGCAATGCCTCGTCCTCGGTAACTCGTCAGGTGGAAACCTTGAGCTAACGTGCTACCGTACTGCTAGCTACAGGGATTCAAGGGGAGCTAGTTAGCCGAGCATTATTTTTGCTTGTGTGCTCAACGAACTACTCGGATGTGACTTAAAACGCAACACGGCACATTTTAGGGGACGTTTTGTCTTCTTATCtcagcattttgtttgtttgtttgtttccagcGCTAGCTAACCTTAAGTAGTTGTGCTAACTTAAGGGTGTTTGTTCCCATCAACTGTCCCAGTGATGTTAGCTCgttaacttcctgtttcttgTTGTCTCCATTTTCTTGAATCGTATGACTTGTATGTAATGGTCAAACACGGCCACAAATGATATTTCTGTAAGGGCTCAGATCTACAGTTACCCCTCCATGAAGCAAGCTAAAGAAGCCAACTGAGATGAGGACTAGTGGTCACATCCAGATCTACCATGTTTTGCTTTGCACAACCATTGGAGCAAGATTTTATGTGAACTAGTAGGCTACAAAAATCCAAATAAcaccttttttccccaaaagaGATGGCgttcaaatgcaaaacaaagcaGTAACATTTCAAACTACTAAAGCTCGACCTGAAGCTGTGCTGTCATCTTGACCCTTTCCAACTTAATTGCTCAATAGCATATTTACCACCTACATCAGATGGTGTCATCACCCATTAGGATGAGCCCACAACTTTACCAAAAGTGGCATTAGAGGGCTACCAGTTAAAGCCAACAGACTGTATAAGCATCTGAGATCACCGTCTGTAAGTTTGTCACAGTCGCACAAGATTGAGGAAGCTTAAATTTAACTTTTAAGGAGGTGAGCCACAATAGAGGGCTAAGTGCGGCAGAAAAACCTGGCGGAGGGGAACATCTGAGGGACACGCTGATTATGAAtagtttgattttgttgtttgtgcacATGATGACATGATAACATTATGTGCAGCGTATTTACAACTGCACATAATGTTGAATGCCCTAAAACAGAggtgtgatttgtttttcttttgaacaTATCTGGCAAAATACCTCTCTGTGGACAAGTAACAGGTATTTAATTAAagtcagcagtttttttttccttttaatgtcaacacattaacacaataaGTACTTGTTAACATTAATACTCCAacccaaataacaaaatatttaagttTAGATTACATTTAAGACAGCTGGTAACTCCAAAACCTCACACCCCAATTAAGGATATACAGTGTTCTGCTCCTCACCAGCAAAACTGTTTCTCTTACATTTTATACTCATGAGGGTGCTagtaaagtctttatttatcatgaattaaatacatttaatatcacTTTTAAGTTTATCAACTTTTTACACaggtaaatgtttatttcatttttcaaatcatccataaaattaaagaaataaaataaaaaaaaaagccctaaaACAGGTTGTGTTTCCAACAGGGTAGACAGGGACAACATTGTTTGAAAGGATTCTTCCTCTTGTACTGCAGGGCCTTCTTGATGTGAACATTAATTTTCTCTGTATGTTCCTGAGTGCCAACAACATGAGCCTCAATGTTATTAAGCATGGATCCCTGCTCCTCCACCAGCACAGCCATGTCCAGGAACAGTTCATGGACCTCATTCAGCCTGACCTccagctccaccagctgctTGTGTCGGCCTTTGATCTCGCACAACGCCCAGCGGGACGAGCGTGCACCTTGGGTCTGCAGGCTCTGGGACAGCTCCGACCATCCCTCACCACCTTTGTCCACCATCACGTCCAGCTGGTCATCCGAGATTTCAGTCCCCAGTATGGAGGCCTGCCTCTTGATCCTCCGCCGGCATGCATTCCTCTGCATCTCCTCTGCCTCATTGTAGTCACTCATGGCATCTCGGAAGAAACGGGACAGTGTGTCAAACTGAGCTCGGGCAATGCGACTCACAGCAGAGTTGGGACCTTCTTTTTCCTCTAGCTGGCTGCTCTCTTTACCCAGGGCCTGAAGGCGGAGGTACAGAGCCCCCCCACGTTGCTGGATCCCCCTGGCAATCGAGTCAGAGTCCTTTTTCAGTAGGGTGAGGCGCCGCACAGAGCTGCCAAAGCGTTCGTTATTTATCCTCAGACGCTCCACCTCTAAGTGGAGCAAGGAGAGCTCCTTGCGTATGGAGAGGGCCTCCCTCAGGATGTTGTCAATAGTGGAGGTGTTCTCAAACATCACCGCCTGTTGAGGCAGAGTCTCCTTATCTACATCGTACTCAGGTCCATAAAACTCTGGCTCGTAGTCCTCTTGCTCCTCACTAATGGTCTGCAGCCTCTCCAGCATGTCCCGCATTTTGCCTGAGAGACAAGTGCAAAACGAGATGTTGGTTATTGTGCAAATAGATCAAATTCATAATGCAAAGTTAGTTTGCGTTCTACATGTTTGGCTGAGGACACACTCGTTATGGTATTATCGTCCTCAAAGTAATGGCATACAGTGTTccccataaaataaaataaaaatgacattaaacattGAGTACCTTGATGACAGCATGTACAGATTAATTCCTTCACCAAGGGAAGCTACACCACCCATCCAAACAACATGTCAGTATTATACAACTACAGCAACAATGACTGGTCAGTTTATCAGCAATAGGCCATCTCTCGGTGTTAAACAACAATGACAGTCAAAGCTAAAAGAATTTTGTTTCCAAACCAGGAACAAGGAAGACTTTATCTTATTGAAAACAGACATTTCCTTTGAAAGGGGGGTTACGGCAGAAGATACTGTTGCACCATATATGTTTAAGTAGCTCTTCGGTACATTCATTTTGTCAATCATACGCTGCCCAAAAGTTTCAAAATTCTGGCGCTTGCCTTAATCTCTGCTTGAATATTTAATTCAGTCAAAGTCtgtacacagaaaacacatttcctcataCCAAATAAGTACAAAATCGACATTTCAAAAGTTGTCACAATGTATGATGAAACACTAAAATGTCATCTTCTTAATAGTCATTGAATCAGCACCTTCTTTCTGCACTGATTAGGTCCAATTATCCGTCTCCAGGTGCCTCTGCTCCACATATTACCTTAGAAAATTAGTAAAATATAATTCAACTACGAACTCAAAGTTCCTTACCTTTTGTGACCGGCTCCCACAAAATCAGAAAGCAAGTAAATCTATTCAAAGTGTGTCAGGCTGAATTGTTTGGTCCCAAGGCGCTTggaaaacacatctttttattctgaagaagaagttgtgtgtctgctctgtgttcagcgtGTGTGATTGCCACCCCTTCCCAGGTGACAGATATGGGCCTTCCCACTGCAACACACAATACTTCCTTGAAGGAAGATGTATTGTTTTTGGTTCTTTTTCTTGTCACTTCAGGGAGCAGGTAGATTAAGTAAGACAGCATTCCTGTCAAATGATGCATCTAGAACAAATGTTCTCACAAGAAAGTAATTGAAGAAATTTGAGAAATTAGACttaaaggttgaaaaaaaaagttacttctTTCACATGTAATTTTTAGGGGGAGGAAGACATCTCTACAGACAATATCTccaaaacaaatcaacacaCACCAGAACAACCTTGAGTAATAAATAGCACTACttgtataaacaaaaacatatgttAACATTTTTGGGGGTGAACATTCCCTTGAACTATATTATAGCACTACACTGGACCAATGCAACACAAGCTGCCATATGCTTGGTAAGTGATGACACCTGTGTGagtagatgtgtgtgtctgaggtgACGTTGGGGTGGGAGGACTCTGGATCCTTCAGAAGGTCCAGGCCTGGATTGAGAACCTGAAATATGCCAGTGATTACAGGAATGAAATGTGTAACACCTGTGATTGAGCTGTTGCAACCCAACATGTTTAGCTCTGCCCCCTTGTGAGTTAGTGATTGAAAACTTgaattaagaaaatatgtttgtatatacCAAATGCTACGGTTATCATCACGTCAAAAGGTCTTTATTTTCATATGTTGATGTAAATTTCATGTTCTAACAAGAATAAAGCCACAGTCACATTGATTTTAATATAACTGTTTATATAAGATTCATGACAGCAGAGAATAAAGGAAATAGTGATAATATAGCAGTGAGAAGTAAAAGATTAGGATACATCACATCCGCTTCTAGTGTCCTCAAATAAGACGGTAGATATCAGAAAAAGGTGGAGGATTTTGAGAATGGCTAGTTACTTTCAACCAAAccaatttttataatttatacgTTTATATAGTATTgtagaaaatataaacaatcCAATCAAGAACCACTAAACTGTACAATTTCATTGAGCCGTACCTCTAGGACATCCATTTTAACCAGTGCTTTGACATGTAGTGATAAATTATTTGACCTGAATGACTTCAGACACTATAAAATAATCTTAGGTAACAATAGTCTGAATAAAGTTGTATATAATAGTATTTCTTTAGGCTTTAGTTTACTGTAACAGAAAACCACCGGGTCAGACAGCTTGCCCAGCTCCAACCTGCATCtcaattttataaaaatgtttctgacaGTCACTGTGTTGTTGTGGAAAAATCAGCAGGCTACAAAAACTTGAACAATATATTTTCAGATACCATTTTTTTCACGTCTGCATGATCAATCAATGGCTCACTTTAATACAATTGTAAAATACTTAACCTTTGTTTCTCAATCTAGACAGACACAAAGATTCAACCTTTCTATGAAACCTTTATTTTACTTCCTGGAAAGATATTATGCAATAACTCTAAAGGCCATGTTGATGAAGACTTTGTGACAATAAGAAGTTATTCTAATGATACATACAGAAAAATGCTTATTGTTCTTTAGATTTCCCCCCTTGTCTTTGTCTAgacagcacattttttttttctctccctctaccATCTCTGTACTGCACAGTCATCAGTCAACACATGGGAAACAGCTGCAAAACATCTTTTTAAAGGGGTTGTTCTTGTCATGACGTTTGGCCCTGCCGAGTTTGACGAGGGCCTCCTGTATGCCT
This window of the Anoplopoma fimbria isolate UVic2021 breed Golden Eagle Sablefish chromosome 18, Afim_UVic_2022, whole genome shotgun sequence genome carries:
- the LOC129107394 gene encoding syntaxin-11-like — its product is MRDMLERLQTISEEQEDYEPEFYGPEYDVDKETLPQQAVMFENTSTIDNILREALSIRKELSLLHLEVERLRINNERFGSSVRRLTLLKKDSDSIARGIQQRGGALYLRLQALGKESSQLEEKEGPNSAVSRIARAQFDTLSRFFRDAMSDYNEAEEMQRNACRRRIKRQASILGTEISDDQLDVMVDKGGEGWSELSQSLQTQGARSSRWALCEIKGRHKQLVELEVRLNEVHELFLDMAVLVEEQGSMLNNIEAHVVGTQEHTEKINVHIKKALQYKRKNPFKQCCPCLPCWKHNLF